A window of the Tenebrio molitor chromosome 1, icTenMoli1.1, whole genome shotgun sequence genome harbors these coding sequences:
- the l(2)k01209 gene encoding uridine-cytidine kinase-like 1 — MAGKIISVLDPPSSASSESDVAETQADFSEVFPDCEGDEEKSGDFYNTPASPITVPYCPRPPSTGSQKSPRSRRQRTTSLNQSSKKSAAESMIRTQHRTIYTAGRPPWYNSEGQKVEPLVIGICGGSASGKTTVAEKIIESLGVPWVTLLSLDSFYKVLNEKQREIANRNEYNFDHPDAFDFDLLISTLQRLKEGRKVEVPIYNFVTHARESRTKTMYGANVIIFEGILTFYNPKVLAMLDMKLFVDTDADVRLVRRLRRDISQRGRDLEGVLKQYCGMVQPSFNHYIAPMKVHADIIVPRGGENEVAIQLIVQHVHTQLQLRGFKLREELAQTHAHSGQPRPDTVKLLPTTPQIRGLHTFIRNKDTPRDEFIFYSKRLIRLVIEYTLSLMRFNDKIVETPQGVQYKGKRMATDKICGVSILRAGETMEQAVCDVCKDIRIGKILIQTNLQTGEPELYYLRLPKDIKDYKVILMDATVATGAAAMMAIRVLLDHDVPESNILIVSLLMAESGVHSIAYAFPKVQIVTTAIDPEINDKFYVLPGMGNFGDRYFGTEPSDDF; from the exons ATGGCAGGAAAAATAATTAGCGTTCTTGATCCACCATCGTCGGCGAGTTCTGAAAG CGATGTCGCCGAAACACAAGCAGATTTTTCTGAAGTCTTTCCTGACTGTGAAGGCGATGAAGAGAAAAGTGGAGACTTTTACAATACTCCAGCTTCACCCATTACAGTTCCATACTGTCCAAGACCTCCATCGAccg GATCACAAAAATCACCCAGATCCAGACGGCAAAGAACAACTTCACTAAATCAATCATCCAAAAAATCTGCTGCAGAGTCAATGATACGTACACAACATCGAACGATTTATACAGCTGGACGACCTCCATGGTACAACAGTGAAGGACAGAAAGTTGAACCTCTAGTGATAG GCATTTGTGGTGGAAGCGCTTCAGGAAAAACAACAGTAGCTGAAAAGATAATCGAGTCATTGGGTGTTCCTTGGGTTACTTTGCTCAGCTTGGACTCATTCTATAAAGTGTtgaatgaaaaacaacgtgaaaTAGCTAACAGAAATGAATACAATTTTGATCATCCTGACgcttttgattttgatttgcTTATTAGCACTTTACAGAGACTTAAAGAAGGAAGAAAAGTTGAAGTACCCATCTATAATTTTGTAACCCATGCAAGAGAAAGCAGAACT AAAACCATGTATGGAGCGAATGTCATAATATTTGAAggaattttaactttttataaTCCAAAAGTTCTTGCAATGTTGGATATGAAGTTATTTGTTGACACTGATGCGGACGTTCGTCTGGTTCGCCGATTGAGGAGGGACATCAGCCAACGAGGTAGAGATTTAGAGGGTGTTCTTAAGCAGTATTGTGGAATGGTTCAACCATCTTTTAATCATTATATTGCACCAATGAAAGTTCATGCTGACATAATTGTACCAAGAGGTGGTGAAAATGAAGTAGCAATTCAACTGATTGTTCAGCATGTACACACGCAACTGCAGTTG CGGGGTTTTAAATTGAGGGAAGAGCTGGCTCAAACCCATGCCCATTCTGGACAACCAAGACCAGATACTGTTAAGTTATTACCCACAACTCCACAAATAAGAGGCTTGCATACATTTATTAGGAACAAGGATACCCCTAGAGAtgaattcattttttataGTAAACGCCTGATTCGACTTGTAATTGAGTATACATTGTCTCTAATGAGGTTCAATGACAAAATTGTGGAAACACCTCAAGGCGTTCAGTATAAAG GAAAACGAATGGCTACAGATAAAATCTGTGGAGTGTCAATACTTCGAGCGGGAGAAACAATGGAGCAGGCAGTCTGTGATGTATGCAAAGATATCCGCATAGGCAAGATACTAATTCAGACCAATTTACAAACGGGTGAACCGGAG TTGTATTACCTAAGACTTCCTAAAGACATTAAAGATTATAAAGTCATTTTGATGGATGCTACTGTGGCCACGGGAGCTGCTGCAATGATGGCCATACGAGTTCTGCTAGATCACGATGTTCCAGAAAGTAATATTCTTATTGTGTCTTTATTGATGGCAGAATCTGGTGTTCATTCAATAGCCTACGCTTTTCCAAAGGTTCAGATAGTAACAACTGCCATTGATCCAGAGATTAATGATAAGTTTTATGTGTTGCCTGGCATGGGTAATTTTGGAGACAGATACTTTGGAACCGAGCCGTCAGAtgatttttaa
- the mtTFB1 gene encoding dimethyladenosine transferase 1, mitochondrial gives MAAATSFRLPPLPTVRDLIKLYKLRALRQLSQNFLMDERITDKIVKAAGKIHNHFVCEVGPGPGSITRSILKKAPKKLVVVEKDARFLPTLELLKEASGSHVDMVIEIGDIRSYNFEVGFEKAPSSDWFGAPPPIHLIGNLPFSVSTNLIIRWLEAISEKKSAWSFGRTSMTLTFQKEVAERIVAPVTHKQRCRLSVMCQMWCDVNHKFTIPGKAFVPKPDVDVGVVTLHPLKYPLVNLPFKMVEKVLRTFFNTRQKLCNKGADRLFPEEMRGELGPKLFSLADVNYRVRPFEITTEEYARICFAYKLICEEHPEVEDYNFRATKKTVAV, from the exons ATGGCAGCAGCAACGAGTTTTCGATTACCTCCTTTACCCACAGTTagagatttaattaaattatataagTTAAGGGCGTTGCGACAGTTGtcacagaattttttaatggatgAACGGATCACTGATAAAATAGTCAAAGCAGCTGGGAAgatacacaatcattttgtTTGTGAAGTAGGCCCAGGACCTGGTAGTATCACCCGATCGATACTCAAAAAAGCTCCTAAGAAACTTGTGGTAGTTGAGAAAGATGCAAGGTTTCTTCCTACTTTAGAGTTACTTAAAGAAGCTAGTGGAAGTCATGTAGATATGGTTATAGAAATTGGGGATATCAGGTCATATAACTTTGAAGTTGGTTTTGAAAAAGCACCATCAAGTGACTGGTTTGGTGCCCCTCCTCCTATTCACCTAATTGGAAATCTGCCATTTAGTGTTTCCACCAATTTAATCATTCGATGGCTTGAAGCGATTTCAGAGAAAAAATCAGCTTGGAGTTTTGGTCGAACTTCAATGACATTGACCTTTCAAAAAGAAGTAGCTGAAAGAATTGTTGCTCCTGTGACTCACAAACAGCGCTGTCGATTATCAGTAATGTGTCAGATGTGGTGCGATGTTAATCATAAATTCACAATTCCTGGAAAAGCTTTTGTTCCTAAACCTGACGTGGATGTTGGAGTTGTTACTTTGCATCCATTGAAATATCCGTTAGTTAATTTGCCTTTTAAAATGGTTGAAAAAGTTTTAAGGACATTTTTTAATACGAGGCAAAAATTATGCAATAAAGGGGCAGACAGGTTGTTTCCAGAAGAAATGCGTGGCGAATTAG gtcCAAAACTGTTTTCTTTGGCAGACGTTAATTACAGAGTTCGCCCTTTTGAAATAACAACTGAAGAGTACGCTCGTATTTGTTTTGCCTACAAACTCATTTGTGAGGAACATCCAGAAGTTGAAGATTACAATTTCAGAGCtacaaaaaaaactgttgcTGTCTAG
- the Ccdc56 gene encoding cytochrome c oxidase assembly factor 3, mitochondrial → MSNTDRMPKVDPVKLKQSEVDFIKFVEKQNLDRVRKLQTLRRKNLITVSLLGLGVLSIYGYSIYSVKQENFLDDFEVPATTTE, encoded by the coding sequence ATGTCTAACACGGATCGAATGCCCAAGGTAGATCCAGTCAAACTGAAACAGTCCGAAGtcgattttataaaattcgtggAGAAGCAAAATCTAGATAGGGTTAGAAAGCTGCAAACTCTGCGAAGGAAAAATTTGATAACAGTCAGCCTCTTAGGGTTAGGAGTATTGAGTATTTACGGGTACTCAATTTATTCCGTGAAGCAAGAAAACTTTCTAGACGATTTTGAAGTACCAGCTACAACCACAGAGTAA